A window of Rosa rugosa chromosome 7, drRosRugo1.1, whole genome shotgun sequence genomic DNA:
TAGAACTGTTCtactatatacatatatattattagCCTGATGATTGTCTATATTTCTGTTAGATGTGAAAGAGAGATTATAGAAGTCATCGTGGAACGTGTGTGGGAGAAAGTGCGTCCTACAATCACATTGCCAGATTCTGAAGAGAAGTTAGTCGGAATTGATTTTAGACTTGGGCAAATGCGGTTGCTTTTAGCTCCTGAGGAAAAGGATGTTCGATTTATAGGAATATGGGGTATGGGTGGAGTGGGTAAGACTACCCTTGCTAGGCTAGTGTACGAGAAAATTTCCCATCATTTTGATGTGGCTGAGTTTCTTTTTGATCATGGTCCACTAATCAATCTTCAAAATCAGGTTCTTTCCCAAATCTTGAAGGAAAATATTTCACCAGTTTGGGATGAGTACAAAGGAACCATTTTCATTAGAAAATGCCTGTCTAATAAAAAGGTTCTTCTTGTTTTTGATAATGTTGATAGTTGTGACCACCTAGAAAAATTGGCCGGACATAAATCTTGGTTTGGTGAGGGAAGCAGAATCATTGTTACAACTAGAGATAAACGTCTCCTCACCGAGCGTCGTATAGAAATATCATTTGAGCTAGTGCGGTTAAATCACAATGATGCTCTTGAGCTCTTTAGTCACAAAGCCTTCGAAAAAGATCAGCCAGAGGAAGGGTTTTTAGAGCTTTCCAAGTGTTTTGTAGATTATGTCGAAGGGCTTCCCTTAGCTCTTAAAATTATTGGAAGTTCTTTGTACAAGAGAGATCTAGAGGCATGGAAAAGTGCATTGGACAAACTAAAGAAAGGCTGTGATGCAAAGGTTTTTAATTCACTCAAAATAAGTTATGATGCACTAGACTACATGGAGAAAAGCATTTTTCTGGACATTGCATTCTTCTACAAGGGGGTGGACAAGGGGCGAGTTATTGAACTGCTACAATGTTATGGCTTTAATGTTCTTATTGTGATAGATGTTCTCATCGAGAAATCTCTCTTAACTATTCATCTACACAACAATGTTGGGATGCATGGTTTGGTACAAGAAATGGCATGGGAAATTGTTCGTCAAGAATCTCGTGAGGAGCCCGGTTTTCGCAGCCGCTTGTGTCATCGTAATGACATCTTTCATGTATTCATGAGAAATACGGTAAGAAGTTATACAGATAATCCAAgtataaatttaaaaataaaaaatacatttTATTGTAGCATGATATATATTAGACCTGTGTGGAATTAACTTTTCCTTTGTTCTAATGAATATCAGGGAACAGAAGCGATCAAAGGCATACGGTTATGTTTACCCCTTTTAGAAGAGGCAGATTCAAGCTGGAATTGTGAATGCTTCTCTAAGATGCCCAAACTAATGTTTCTTGAATTTGATAATTTAATAATTAGTTCAGGCCCCAAATTCCTCCCAAATTCCTTGATAATTCTCAAATGGAATTGGTATCCTTCCAAATCTCTTCCAGCTGGTTTCCGGCCAAATATACTTGCTGAACTGAAGATGCAAAGAAGCAATCTTGTCCGGCTTTGGGATGGAAGACAGGTAACAATGTTGATAATGCTTTCTACTTCAAAACAGAGTTTTATGTTTTCCAAAGGTAATTATTACTTCCATGTGTTGTACAGGACTTGCCTAACTTGAAATATATGGATCTTAAGTGGTCCAAAAGCTTGAAGGAGACCCCAGATTTCACAGGTATTCCGAATCTTGAGGAGTTGGATCTTACATGTTGTGACGGTTTAGTTAAGGTCCATCCATCCATTGCAGTGAACAAAAAGCTTAAACGGTTGACACTCTGTGGATGTAAAAATGTCAAGGTGTTCCCAAGTAAGATAGAAATGGATTCTCTCGAGTATCTCAGTCTTGATGGCTGCTCAAAAGTAAAGATTCCGAAATTTGGAGAAGGGATGAAAAATTTATCTGTAGTCTTCGCATGTGGGACCGCTAGTGAGGAATTACCTTCATCAATTGAACATCTGGTTGGCCTTACTTGTCTGTTTATAGATGATAGCAAAAGTCTCCAGAGTTTTCCTGGTACCGCAATTTTTAAACTGAAGTCTCTTAGAGAACTCGGAATGTCTAGATGCCCAAAGCTTAAGAAACTTGTAGAAAATACGGGGGAGACTCAAGACAAGCCGCCAGCCTTGCCACAAATTTTTGGTGGATCATCTATGAAAAGGAAGCTTTACATGGGCTTATTTAAAAGAAAGAGTCCAGAGCCTGTGTGCTTGGCGTTGCCATCTCCAGGGGCTTTACCGTTTTTGCAGGGGTTATATCTAGATTATTGTAATCTGTGTCAAGGAGTTATCCCCGACGATATTGGCTACTGCTTGCCGTCTCTAGAATGGTTGCGTCTTGGTGGAAATAATTTTGTTAGTCTTCCTCCAAGCATTAAATGCCTTTCTAAGCTTCTGTTCATTGATTTTAAGAGATGCAAAAGGCTTCAACAATTACCGGATCTCCCATCGAATGAGGTATTATCAGTAGTGGCAGACGATTGCGATTCCTTAAAAATGTTGTCGAAATCATCACAGCAGGGCAGATTCACCAAATTGGTGTGCTTTAGTTTAACAACTGTCAATTGCTTTGGATTGATTGACAATGAAGGCTTGAATAATGGAATATTTTCAATGCTAAGGAGATTGGCCGCTCAggtatgctctctctctctctctctctctctctctctctctctctctcatattaaACATGATCCTTTTGGTTTAGGGCATCTCTCCCGTGCTTCTTCTCTCATTAAGAGGTGATGGTTTTCGTCCGTTATTCGATATTGTAAGTCCTGGAAGTAAAATTTCAGAGTGGTTCGATATTCAAAGCGAGGGAGATTCATTGACTGTGAAGCTGCCTCCGGATCGGGAATCAGAGTGGATGGGcattgtgttttgtgttgtttttgcCCATCAGAAAGACCCTGACACTCTTAAGTTTGATAATTTTGTAATTGAATGTTCATCGCCAGGGATTCGTAGAAAACACTCTCTGCTGATGAAAACCCGTAGGATGGGAGATCATCTTTGGGTGTCTTTTATGCCTCGTGGTCAAATCCAGGATACCACGAGCTGCTCTATTAGGTTCTCATTCGACACGCATTATTACGGGATTAGTGGTCAGATTCCATTCTCGAATTGTGTGAAGAGGTGTGGGGCTAGATTGTTGTACGAGCAAGATTTGAAAAACCTCCCCGATGGAACAACCAACATCTTGAAGCGGAGTCGTGAATATTGTGACTCGGAGGAGGCCGAGCCAGGGGAAGGTCCAAGTGCAATTGCAATTGGTAGCTCTAACAAAGAATCGGTTTTTAAAAGACTCAAGGCATGAATACTAATCAATCAATGGAGAGGTATGTTTTTGTGATTTATATATAAATGGTTATGTCTGATGTAGGTTCCATTAACTGATTAACCCAGTCCCCCtaatttatatgtatataaaaaGTTCATCAATCAGTGAAGCCTTAAGTTTGAGATTGTCTTTATATGTGGCTCAaatatcaaaaataaataaacttgtgtatttctcaaaaaaaacaaaaaaaaaaaaaagttgtgtaAATTGTGCTAACAATACCATTTTGAGAAAGTAACCACAATAAATTGTTTCtgtaacttttgttttgtttcagaaagTATATCTTTGATTGGTATGTATTTATCCATGCATGCAAGCCCTTTCCTTCTTCAGGAAAAAGCATTGACTCATCAAGTTTTGTTTTAAACCACAAGCATTGCTACTTTGCTAGGTATATCAATGTCGCAAGGGTTCTTACATTCGTTTAAGTATTCTTAATATATGGACAATCTACCCAAAGCATCGTTGTCCTGTAAAAGAAAAGTTGTATGCAAAATTGCATCCATGAATAAACATGTCTTGGAGCCTTATAATCCAATAGTTGAGATTCGTCACTCCCATATTCAAGGTTGATCATGCTACAACCAACATACTAACAATGTGATGACATCAATTCAAGTTGTGTTTagtttttactttattttttttatcttttgtcAAGGATTATTAGTTTGTACTCTATAGCAAACAGTATTTATAAGTTATGAGATATATATGTGGAAAATAAATTTGCCCGTAACGAGTTGTATTCATCTTATGCTATAGGAACTACCCCTTTCTGCTTCTGGTTCTTGTACAGCTGGGCTGCTAGTGGTCTCTTTGGCGACAATGGTCTTC
This region includes:
- the LOC133723087 gene encoding TMV resistance protein N-like — its product is MALSTHRASPSLAWDESPPRWKFDVFLSFRGEDTRWGFISHLYRELEFWRAFKIFKDDRELEIGASISPELLSAIEQSHLAIVVLSPNYASSTWCLDELSKIIESMETGDKRIMPVFFNVDPSDVRHQRSSFADAFAKHEVKFSDQIEKVERWREALRKVANLSGWDAKNYKCEREIIEVIVERVWEKVRPTITLPDSEEKLVGIDFRLGQMRLLLAPEEKDVRFIGIWGMGGVGKTTLARLVYEKISHHFDVAEFLFDHGPLINLQNQVLSQILKENISPVWDEYKGTIFIRKCLSNKKVLLVFDNVDSCDHLEKLAGHKSWFGEGSRIIVTTRDKRLLTERRIEISFELVRLNHNDALELFSHKAFEKDQPEEGFLELSKCFVDYVEGLPLALKIIGSSLYKRDLEAWKSALDKLKKGCDAKVFNSLKISYDALDYMEKSIFLDIAFFYKGVDKGRVIELLQCYGFNVLIVIDVLIEKSLLTIHLHNNVGMHGLVQEMAWEIVRQESREEPGFRSRLCHRNDIFHVFMRNTGTEAIKGIRLCLPLLEEADSSWNCECFSKMPKLMFLEFDNLIISSGPKFLPNSLIILKWNWYPSKSLPAGFRPNILAELKMQRSNLVRLWDGRQDLPNLKYMDLKWSKSLKETPDFTGIPNLEELDLTCCDGLVKVHPSIAVNKKLKRLTLCGCKNVKVFPSKIEMDSLEYLSLDGCSKVKIPKFGEGMKNLSVVFACGTASEELPSSIEHLVGLTCLFIDDSKSLQSFPGTAIFKLKSLRELGMSRCPKLKKLVENTGETQDKPPALPQIFGGSSMKRKLYMGLFKRKSPEPVCLALPSPGALPFLQGLYLDYCNLCQGVIPDDIGYCLPSLEWLRLGGNNFVSLPPSIKCLSKLLFIDFKRCKRLQQLPDLPSNEVLSVVADDCDSLKMLSKSSQQGRFTKLVCFSLTTVNCFGLIDNEGLNNGIFSMLRRLAAQVCSLSLSLSLSLSLSHIKHDPFGLGHLSRASSLIKR